The following are encoded together in the Oncorhynchus gorbuscha isolate QuinsamMale2020 ecotype Even-year linkage group LG03, OgorEven_v1.0, whole genome shotgun sequence genome:
- the b3gnt7l gene encoding UDP-GlcNAc:betaGal beta-1,3-N-acetylglucosaminyltransferase 7, like — protein MDIFFRRKRALKTLLSLSLVFASLLMIQKFKLVDNSIKDDMEVKRQEEAGWCGPDCDFYKGKGLLKSRLGNYSPVLGDDLDAPRVKVSNATLATWDVHVMNCSEDSAVRKNDWFRRLDPRFHQFVLHRHCRYFPMLINHPDKCRNGDVHLLMVVKSVIEQHDRREIVRNTWGREQEIDGKRIKTLFLLGSPTNGKDTKNLQKLIEYEDIIYGDILQWDFMDTFFNLTLKEVNFLKWFDIHCSSAKFIFKGDDDVFVNTKNLLELIGFKTEDHKVLNLFVGDTISKAIPIRNHQSKYYIPKELFDKPYPPYVGGGGFLMSSQLAHRLFVVSENLELYPIDDVFLGMCLQKLHLTPEMHIGFRTFGIMKRRVSPMNREPCFFKNLIVVHKLSPQELFRMWSVVENKELVCAKNTAP, from the coding sequence ATGGATATTTTTTTCAGAAGAAAGAGGGCATTGAAAACTCTCCTCAGCTTGTCTCTAGTTTTTGCGTCTTTATTGATGATCCAAAAGTTCAAGCTTGTGGATAACAGCATCAAGGATGATATGGAGGTTAAACGCCAGGAAGAAGCCGGTTGGTGTGGACCTGACTGTGATTTCTACAAAGGAAAAGGCCTATTGAAAAGCCGTTTGGGAAACTACTCGCCTGTTCTTGGTGATGATTTGGATGCGCCACGGGTGAAGGTGTCCAACGCTACTCTAGCTACTTGGGATGTACACGTTATGAACTGCAGTGAAGATTCAGCCGTGAGGAAAAATGATTGGTTTCGACGTTTGGATCCGAGGTTCCACCAATTTGTGCTACACAGACATTGTCGGTATTTCCCAATGTTAATAAATCACCCGGATAAATGCAGGAATGGAGACGTACACTTGCTCATGGTTGTAAAATCCGTTATAGAGCAGCATGATAGGCGAGAGATCGTGCGTAATACCTGGGGTAGGGAACAGGAAATTGATGGTAAGAGAATAAAAACGCTGTTTCTTCTAGGAAGCCCTACAAATGGTAAAGACACGAAAAACCTTCAAAAGTTGATTGAGTATGAGGACATTATATATGGAGACATTCTTCAATGGGATTTTATGGACACATTTTTCAACCTCACCTTGAAAGAGGTAAATTTTCTGAAATGGTTTGATATTCACTGCTCCAGTGCCAAGTTTATATTCAAAGGGGATGACGACGTTTTCGTGAATACAAAGAACTTACTGGAACTTATTGGTTTCAAGACTGAGGACCACAAAGTGCTGAACTTATTTGTTGGGGACACCATATCCAAAGCAATCCCCATCAGAAACCATCAAAGTAAATACTACATCCCCAAAGAGCTGTTTGACAAACCGTACCCACCttatgttggtggtggtgggtttTTAATGTCCTCACAATTAGCTCATAGACTGTTTGTGGTTTCAGAGAACTTGGAGCTCTATCCCATTGATGATGTGTTTTTGGGAATGTGCCTCCAGAAGCTACACTTGACTCCAGAGATGCACATAGGTTTCAGGACCTTTGGCATCATGAAACGCAGAGTGAGTCCAATGAACAGAGAACCTTGCTTTTTCAAAAACCTCATCGTAGTCCATAAATTGAGTCCTCAGGAGCTATTCAGGATGTGGAGTGTAGTGGAAAATAAGGAGCTGGTTTGTGCCAAAAACACTGCACCATGA
- the LOC124022409 gene encoding UPF0688 protein C1orf174 homolog, giving the protein MRKKQMSSRVSNLKRRKEKCAVPSSDRNLKVKSPDKSSVKRMDVKKMEDSKTEIPLNDCMVGGCMESKTTSERLICDDYKWDEKTGCGAPPDMDELWEGKENGLRFELNYRRTNVLPENMEGDETEAGVVIDKSIFLDDDSNQVLPVEKFFGNMEVVQDCPQRSAASSTFSRREHRRRQYYAKEDSDEEGYTDMQQEDINGT; this is encoded by the exons ATGAGGAAGAAACAG ATGTCGAGTCGAGTTAGCAACTTGAAGCGGCGAAAGGAGAAGTGCGCTGTTCCCTCAAGCGACCGAAACCTCAAGGTGAAGAGTCCAGATAAG AGTTCAGTGAAGAGGATGGATGTTAAAAAAATGGAAGACTCAAAAACCGAAATTCCCCTGAATGACTGTATGGTTGGAGGTTGTATGGAGTCCAAAACTACTTCTGAGAGGCTCATCTGTGACGATTATAAATGGGATGAAAAGACGGGGTGTGGCGCACCACCAGACATGGATGAATTGTGGGAGGGTAAAGAGAATGGTCTGAGATTTGAGTTGAATTACCGCAGAACAAACGTGTTACCAGAGAATATGGAGGGTGATGAAACTGAAGCGGGTGTTGTGATTGATAAGAGCATCTTCCTTGATGATGACAGCAACCAGGTTCTTCCTGTGGAAAAGTTCTTCGGAAACATGGAAGTTGTACAG GATTGTCCACAGAGATCTGCAGCCTCCTCGACCTTCAGCAGGAGGGAGCACCGGAGACGACAGTACTACGCCAAAGAGGACAGTGATGAAGAGGGCTACACTGACATGCAGCAAGAGGACATAAATGGCACTTAG